A window of the Xylanibacillus composti genome harbors these coding sequences:
- a CDS encoding DUF2268 domain-containing putative Zn-dependent protease (predicted Zn-dependent protease with a strongly conserved HExxH motif) → MGSGHIERGSLPDENLDILPSIVAHEFHHTVLFANGKWDFMDITVAKYLAVKGLAERFAENLYGFESRRPWVNRLACDELEQARRVIRKALDVKGFGEVRKYMFGDQASYEGAERTGIPPIADMPLGTVLFRPS, encoded by the coding sequence TTGGGAAGCGGACACATCGAGCGAGGGAGTTTGCCCGATGAAAATCTCGATATACTGCCGTCAATCGTGGCCCATGAATTCCACCATACCGTCTTGTTTGCGAACGGCAAGTGGGATTTTATGGATATTACTGTTGCCAAATATTTGGCGGTGAAGGGGCTTGCCGAGAGATTTGCTGAGAACCTGTACGGCTTTGAATCGCGGCGACCCTGGGTGAATAGATTAGCTTGCGATGAGTTGGAGCAAGCGCGGCGTGTGATTAGGAAAGCGCTTGACGTTAAGGGGTTCGGTGAAGTACGCAAGTATATGTTCGGAGACCAGGCGAGCTACGAGGGTGCCGAACGTACGGGCATCCCTCCTATAGCGGATATGCCATTGGGTACCGTGCTGTTCAGGCCTTCCTAA
- the serS gene encoding serine--tRNA ligase, with the protein MLDIKWIRQNQAEVQAVADQKGISLSISQLVAYDDRRRSLLQQLEQLRQDRNRLSQEISGLMRSNEREKADRNKQQVKEINQRLSTVEEEHKEVETHYRQLMLHVPNVVSPDTPAGSSDHDNVEVRGAGEPTRFDFEPKDHVALGELHQMIDIPRGVKIAGSRNYYLTGMGALLHRAVQQLALDVLIQRGFTLLEVPLMVRTEALVNTAHFPLSQSQTFRMAEEDKWLVGTSEVPLVSYYDHEIVDVTEPIRLAAISTCFRNEVGSAGKDVHGLYRLHQFSKVEQVILCEASLDTSEQLLQEITANAEEILSLLELPYRVMAVCTGDMSQKTYKQWDIETWMPSRQAYGETHSASNLLDFQARRSNIRYRNADGKTQFCYTLNNTAIASPRILIPLLENHQQEDGSIRIPEALRRYMQGLEFLKP; encoded by the coding sequence ATGTTGGACATCAAATGGATTAGGCAAAATCAAGCGGAAGTGCAAGCCGTCGCGGATCAAAAAGGGATTTCCCTCTCGATCTCTCAATTGGTCGCATACGATGACAGACGGCGGAGCCTGCTCCAGCAGCTGGAGCAGCTGCGGCAGGATCGCAACCGGCTAAGCCAGGAGATCAGCGGGTTGATGCGGAGCAATGAGCGTGAGAAGGCTGACCGCAACAAACAGCAGGTGAAGGAAATCAATCAACGCTTAAGTACCGTGGAAGAGGAACATAAAGAAGTCGAAACCCATTACAGACAGCTCATGCTCCATGTACCTAATGTGGTGTCGCCGGATACGCCTGCGGGCAGCTCCGATCATGACAATGTAGAGGTAAGAGGGGCAGGTGAACCGACAAGGTTTGATTTCGAGCCCAAAGATCATGTCGCGCTTGGCGAGCTCCATCAGATGATCGATATCCCCCGCGGCGTTAAGATCGCCGGCAGCCGCAATTACTATCTTACAGGCATGGGAGCGCTCTTGCACCGGGCGGTCCAGCAGTTGGCCCTCGATGTGCTCATCCAAAGAGGGTTCACGCTGCTTGAGGTGCCGCTCATGGTCCGGACAGAGGCATTGGTCAATACCGCACACTTCCCGCTAAGCCAAAGTCAGACGTTCAGGATGGCAGAAGAGGATAAATGGCTGGTGGGTACATCGGAGGTGCCGCTTGTGTCGTATTACGACCATGAAATCGTGGATGTCACCGAGCCCATCCGACTCGCTGCCATCTCAACCTGCTTCCGCAATGAGGTAGGATCGGCAGGAAAAGACGTTCATGGCTTGTACCGGTTGCATCAGTTCTCAAAGGTTGAGCAAGTCATTTTGTGTGAAGCCAGTTTGGATACATCGGAACAGCTATTGCAAGAGATCACAGCCAATGCGGAAGAGATCCTGTCGTTGCTTGAGCTGCCTTATCGCGTCATGGCTGTATGCACAGGCGACATGTCTCAAAAAACCTACAAACAATGGGACATCGAAACCTGGATGCCAAGCCGCCAAGCGTACGGTGAGACTCACTCCGCCTCCAATCTGCTGGATTTTCAAGCCCGTCGTTCGAACATTCGATACCGGAATGCGGACGGAAAGACGCAATTTTGCTACACCTTGAACAATACTGCCATCGCTTCGCCCCGTATATTGATCCCACTGCTGGAGAATCATCAGCAGGAAGACGGATCCATCCGGATTCCGGAAGCGTTGCGGAGATACATGCAAGGGCTGGAATTTCTGAAGCCCTGA
- a CDS encoding Fur family transcriptional regulator, whose amino-acid sequence MMMNMAPVPDQYMDQLKARMEQCGIRWTKQRAAIINIFVVKGVGLLTAEEVFLAAKRKLPKLGMATVYRTLELCVKVRLLRKIFNDRTARYCLCPFEMNGDIHSL is encoded by the coding sequence ATGATGATGAATATGGCTCCCGTGCCAGATCAATATATGGATCAGTTGAAAGCAAGAATGGAGCAGTGCGGTATAAGATGGACAAAGCAGCGCGCTGCAATAATAAATATATTTGTAGTAAAAGGTGTAGGGCTTTTAACGGCGGAAGAGGTATTTTTAGCGGCTAAGAGAAAGCTTCCCAAGCTAGGAATGGCAACGGTGTATCGTACCCTGGAACTGTGTGTTAAAGTACGTTTACTACGCAAGATATTTAATGACCGAACAGCTAGATACTGTCTTTGCCCATTTGAAATGAATGGGGATATCCATTCCTTATAA